One Homo sapiens chromosome 3, GRCh38.p14 Primary Assembly genomic window carries:
- the RBP1 gene encoding retinol-binding protein 1 isoform a (isoform a is encoded by transcript variant 1), protein MDPPAGFVRAGNPAVAAPQSPLSPEGAHFRAAHHPRSTGSRCPGSLQPSRPLVANWLQSLPEMPVDFTGYWKMLVNENFEEYLRALDVNVALRKIANLLKPDKEIVQDGDHMIIRTLSTFRNYIMDFQVGKEFEEDLTGIDDRKCMTTVSWDGDKLQCVQKGEKEGRGWTQWIEGDELHLEMRVEGVVCKQVFKKVQ, encoded by the exons ATGGATCCTCCCGCAGGCTTTGTGCGCGCTGGGAATCCAGCTGTCGCCGCCCCGCAGAGCCCCCTGTCCCCGGAGGGCGCTCATTTCCGGGCCGCCCACCACCCGCGTAGCACCGGCAGCCGCTGTCCCGGCAGTCTCCAGCCGTCCCGCCCGCTTGTGGCCAACTGGCTCCAGTCACTCCCCGAAATGCCAGTCGACTTCACTGGGTACTGGAAGATGTTGGTCAACGAGAATTTCGAGGAGTACCTGCGCGCCCTCG ACGTCAATGTGGCCTTGCGCAAAATCGCCAACTTGCTGAAGCCAGACAAAGAGATCGTGCAGGACGGTGACCATATGATCATCCGCACGCTGAGCACTTTTAGGAACTACATCATGGACTTCCAGGTTGGGAAGGAGTTTGAGGAGGATCTGACAGGCATAGATGACCGCAAGTGCATG ACAACAGTGAGCTGGGACGGAGACAAGCTCCAGTGTGTGCAGAAGGGTGAGAAGGAGGGGCGTGGCTGGACCCAGTGGATCGAGGGTGATGAGCTGCACCTG GAGATGAGAGTGGAAGGTGTGGTCTGCAAGCAAGTATTCAAGAAGGTGCAGTGA
- the RBP1 gene encoding retinol-binding protein 1 isoform d (isoform d is encoded by transcript variant 4), whose translation MPVDFTGYWKMLVNENFEEYLRALDVNVALRKIANLLKPDKEIVQDGDHMIIRTLSTFRNYIMDFQVGKEFEEDLTGIDDRKCMTTVSWDGDKLQCVQKGEKEGRGWTQWIEGDELHLEMRVEGVVCKQVFKKVQ comes from the exons ATGCCAGTCGACTTCACTGGGTACTGGAAGATGTTGGTCAACGAGAATTTCGAGGAGTACCTGCGCGCCCTCG ACGTCAATGTGGCCTTGCGCAAAATCGCCAACTTGCTGAAGCCAGACAAAGAGATCGTGCAGGACGGTGACCATATGATCATCCGCACGCTGAGCACTTTTAGGAACTACATCATGGACTTCCAGGTTGGGAAGGAGTTTGAGGAGGATCTGACAGGCATAGATGACCGCAAGTGCATG ACAACAGTGAGCTGGGACGGAGACAAGCTCCAGTGTGTGCAGAAGGGTGAGAAGGAGGGGCGTGGCTGGACCCAGTGGATCGAGGGTGATGAGCTGCACCTG GAGATGAGAGTGGAAGGTGTGGTCTGCAAGCAAGTATTCAAGAAGGTGCAGTGA
- the RBP1 gene encoding retinol-binding protein 1 isoform b (isoform b is encoded by transcript variant 2) produces MDPPAGFVRAGNPAVAAPQSPLSPEGAHFRAAHHPRSTGSRCPGSLQPSRPLVANWLQSLPEMPVDFTGYWKMLVNENFEEYLRALDVNVALRKIANLLKPDKEIVQDGDHMIIRTLSTFRNYIMDFQVGKEFEEDLTGIDDRKCMAGVQSRDLSSL; encoded by the exons ATGGATCCTCCCGCAGGCTTTGTGCGCGCTGGGAATCCAGCTGTCGCCGCCCCGCAGAGCCCCCTGTCCCCGGAGGGCGCTCATTTCCGGGCCGCCCACCACCCGCGTAGCACCGGCAGCCGCTGTCCCGGCAGTCTCCAGCCGTCCCGCCCGCTTGTGGCCAACTGGCTCCAGTCACTCCCCGAAATGCCAGTCGACTTCACTGGGTACTGGAAGATGTTGGTCAACGAGAATTTCGAGGAGTACCTGCGCGCCCTCG ACGTCAATGTGGCCTTGCGCAAAATCGCCAACTTGCTGAAGCCAGACAAAGAGATCGTGCAGGACGGTGACCATATGATCATCCGCACGCTGAGCACTTTTAGGAACTACATCATGGACTTCCAGGTTGGGAAGGAGTTTGAGGAGGATCTGACAGGCATAGATGACCGCAAGTGCATG gctggagtgcaatcgcgtgatctcagctcactgtaa
- the RBP1 gene encoding retinol-binding protein 1 isoform c (isoform c is encoded by transcript variant 3) translates to MDPPAGFVRAGNPAVAAPQSPLSPEGAHFRAAHHPRSTGSRCPGSLQPSRPLVANWLQSLPEMPVDFTGYWKMLVNENFEEYLRALDVNVALRKIANLLKPDKEIVQDGDHMIIRTLSTFRNYIMDFQVGKEFEEDLTGIDDRKCMSETGFSS, encoded by the exons ATGGATCCTCCCGCAGGCTTTGTGCGCGCTGGGAATCCAGCTGTCGCCGCCCCGCAGAGCCCCCTGTCCCCGGAGGGCGCTCATTTCCGGGCCGCCCACCACCCGCGTAGCACCGGCAGCCGCTGTCCCGGCAGTCTCCAGCCGTCCCGCCCGCTTGTGGCCAACTGGCTCCAGTCACTCCCCGAAATGCCAGTCGACTTCACTGGGTACTGGAAGATGTTGGTCAACGAGAATTTCGAGGAGTACCTGCGCGCCCTCG ACGTCAATGTGGCCTTGCGCAAAATCGCCAACTTGCTGAAGCCAGACAAAGAGATCGTGCAGGACGGTGACCATATGATCATCCGCACGCTGAGCACTTTTAGGAACTACATCATGGACTTCCAGGTTGGGAAGGAGTTTGAGGAGGATCTGACAGGCATAGATGACCGCAAGTGCATG AGTGAAACTGGCTTTTCCTCTTGA